A segment of the Manihot esculenta cultivar AM560-2 chromosome 13, M.esculenta_v8, whole genome shotgun sequence genome:
CCTCCACAAGGGTTTCCGGCCATGAACATCCACACCACCCATCCTCCCTATATCTCCTCCACCAATGCCACCGCAACACGGTGGTCCACGGGGCTTTGTCACTGTTGCGACGACCCAGCAAATTGTCTTGTTACTTTCATATGTCCTTGTGTTACATTTGGACAGATTGCAGAGATAGTGAATAAGGGATCAATATGTAAGTAAGCTTTTGTGATTGTGTAGTGTTTGTTGATATGGTTgactgagattttttttttttgggggtggTGGGTGGGTACAGCTTGTGCAGCAAGTGGTGCAGTTTATGGGATGCTACTGGGTTTGACAGGGCTATCATGCCTGTACTCGTGCTTCTATAGGTCAAGAATGAGAGGACAATACGACTTGGAGGAGGCACCTTGTGTGGATTGCTTGGTTCATTTTTTCTGTGAGCCTTGTGCACTTTGCCAAGAATATCGAGAGCTCAAGAATCGTGGTTTTGATATGGGAATTGGTATGTACTTTATCCTTTTATTACAATATTCACAGATATAAATACAgtatttctcttttttctttttttcttttttttttcaattagtgATCTTTGTTACTCTTAATGGGTTAGCCcaatttttttaagttaaaaattaaatttttttatttaaaaaaaaaatcaattgaattcaatttttataaaatttcaaaatataactTCTAATCGATTTTGATTTCAGTTTCAAACTGACCCTGGCCAGATCTATTACCACTTGAATTGGGTTGGCTTTACCACCTATACTGTTGTCATATTGCTTTATATCTTCAACGATAGAATTATAGCCAAGTACTAACTCATCAGTAATGTTGATTGTGAAGGTTGGCAGGCCAACATGGATAGGCAAAGCCGTGGAATCACCGCAGCTCCGACTGTGGGCGGTGGTATGAGCCGATGAGATATATAACATTATAAAGGAGCTccaccaatttggaaattatctatTTCTCTGTTTCTTGTATATAATTCCTGCCATCTTGAAT
Coding sequences within it:
- the LOC110629493 gene encoding cell number regulator 1, producing MNPAKYPPQGFPAMNIHTTHPPYISSTNATATRWSTGLCHCCDDPANCLVTFICPCVTFGQIAEIVNKGSISCAASGAVYGMLLGLTGLSCLYSCFYRSRMRGQYDLEEAPCVDCLVHFFCEPCALCQEYRELKNRGFDMGIGWQANMDRQSRGITAAPTVGGGMSR